The window GGCTTTGGTTACCCCTTGGTTGAAACAGCATGAATGATGAGGTCGCCACTCGTTGCAGGTCGTCAACACCGGCATTAATCAGTGCATCCACCACGTCGCGTGTAAGTCCAAAGCGCAAGACCGCCTCTTGCGGATCAATGCGCGCCAATTCACGTGCTGCGTGTAGGTACGCCAAATTTAATTGATAGAAGTCTTGTTGATTGGTTGTCATTGACGGACCTCCAGTTCATGTAAAATATTGCGATAGATAGAAAGCACTCTTTGCCCATACCAGCGTGCACGATCTTCGTTCCAACTGTGATAGCGGCCTATGCCAAGCTCTAAATCATTTGGTGAAGACTTGATTGCTTCGGCCAAAATACTTGAGCCGACCGTAAGGTTGGTGATGGGGTCTAGCAGTTCCGCTGCTGAGCTCACCCGATGCCCATGCCAATGCAAATTGATTTGCATAAGGCCAATATCGAGCTGATATTTTTCAGTCTCTTGCAGTGCCTGGTTTAACAGTTGCTCTGCTTCTGTCTTAGATTTGGCGTAGGTTGCGTTTGAACCATTGCGAATTGCGTATGGCCATGGACTGGTCATGTTGAGACCACGATGTGAGGCCGACTCAGCCAAGGCAACGGCGTAGAGCATGACTGGATCAATACCAACGCTTTGTGCTGCTTTTTCCCACTGATAGCCCGGAAACGCATAGACTGAAGTGCTTGCGGACATGGCTATCACTAGGGCAATGGTTTTTGCTTTAATCGTTTTCATTTTTGTCCTCTAATTGATTTCCGAGAAGCGCCTGAATGGCTTTCGGGCTTATTCTTTTTAATGGCACTGCGCTAAAGTCGGCGATGCCTCTCGTATAAACTTGTGCCGCTTTTGACCAGTCGCCTACGGCAACAGGCGCTTGCATATCAAATCCTTTTTGCTGGTTCTGATGGTCTGCAATACCCTGTAATAGCCTTGGGTATTCACCCACTTCGTCCCGTAGCAAGTAAGCCTGGTAGCGTGTTAAAAACTCTTTTTGCTTAAAGGGGTATTCCCTGTCATCAACCTTGCAGAGTTCAACCCATCCACCCATGTCTGAAATCACGCGGTGGATAAGCGCATCGTCAAACATCACGGATGTCCAAGCGCCAACCTGACGAACAGCCTTGTCAACTTTGTTCCAAGCAACCATGGCTCTTGAACCTGAGTTGCCGTCGATATGCTTGATGACGTCAGCGGGCTTTGGAAAAAATTGCCCAGTATCCGGTGATTGAATATGCCGAGTCAGACCGATTCGCACTTCTTCAATGCTATAAGCACGAAGGGCTTCAAATGCGATGGATAGCAATTGTGGTGATACGCTTTTGCCATACATGGCCCAAGCTGCTCCCCAAACTTCAGCAAACTCGCGTTTATCAACCTCCTGCACTTGAACGAACCTCCCGAATACCTGGTCCGGCCCAGCTTTCAGCAATGCGGCGATTGCTTTCTTCAATATTCAATTGGTGATTGCTGCCCTTTAGGCTCGTCGATGATTGCTGTACTTCATCAATGCGAACGTACTCGTCTTCCCATTGCCGGTTTAAAAGCCAGTTATGTGGCATAGGGGTCTTAGTCCGATCTTGATACTGTAATCGGTTGTCTCGTTGCTCTTTCCAGCGTGTTAGCACTTCCAAGGCGAGTTCATGGTCTTCATTGAGGCCCATGCGTAGCCATTCTTCTTTGGCTTTCGCTTTTTTTTCTTTGCGTATTTGTACATCCCAGAAGTCTTCAAACTGTATGTGGTCAACAGTTTTAACTGTTGGTTTATTGCTTCTCTCAGAGTCATCCGACCGTTGAGAGTCCCTTACCGGGTTGCCATCAGGCATAAACAATGATGAAAATTCTTCTGGTAGCCGAGCTTGAAAAGCGGCAAGAGATTTCAAAAGCGATGCCATACCAATGAAGTCGGCAGGTACATCTTTAAGCAACCGAAAGGCTGCCTTACCTTGGTTTGGGTTTTCGATTGGGTTGTGCTTCAGAAAGCTTCGAATCAAAGTCCAACCAGATCCCTCGCAACGAATCAGGAACTGATCTTGTTCTAACTCACTTAACGTCTTGGCAACCTGTTGCTCATCCCAGTTCAAGTCAGAAGCAACGTAACCAATCGGCAGTCGAAAGCAGCCAAGCAAATTACAATGTGGGCATGTAAGCAAATACAGTCCTAGCAACTTCGCTGAGTCACTCCAGGACAAAACATTTTGCTTTAGCCAAAAGCGGGTATAGACCTTGCCATAATCACGCATGGAGGAACTCGCTTTTGTGTTTACGTAAAATGCTGACCATTATTTGCCCTTAATCCTACTGGTTACTGGCTTTCAGCTCGCTTGGGCATTCGGGATAGATGTCCGGTCTTAACTGAGATCGGGTTACCTGTCCTTGCGTAGCTTGTTCGATGGGTAAAACGAATTCAGCGGGAACACGCCCTGATTTATTCAACCAAAACCAGACGTTTTGCTGTTTTGAGTTGATGGCTCTTGCTAATGCTGATTGCCCGCCGACCAAGTCAATGGCACGGCGGAGATGTTTTTGTGTCGTTTTGAACACTTCCATACCGTCTCCTGTTACAATAATAACTGTTACAAGATTGAATGTTACAGTTTAAACTGTAGATAAGTCAACAGTTAAAATTGTTGAAAGACTACAGTTTTATTTGTAGAATGCGGGCTTATGAAAACTTTATCCGAACGACTAAACCATGCCTTGCAGCTTACTGGGGTAACTCAGTCTGAGTTGGCTCGTCGCATTGGTATCAAACAGCAGTCGATCAGCCAGATTTGCTCTGGTAAATCGGCTAGGTCTCGTTACACCATGCAGATCGCGGAGGCGCTTCGCGTGAATGCTCATTGGCTCGCCACAGGTGATGGCGAGATTGGCTTGGGGGTCGGTAATGTAGAAGTCGGGCCTGATATTAAGGGAAGAATTCCTCTCATTAACTGGGTTCAGGCCGGTGATTGGACTGAAATAGCGGAGGGATTTGCCCATGAAGATGCTGAGGAGTGGCGTGAAGTCACTGGGAAAGCACATGAGGGTTGTTTCGCACTTCGCGTAAAAGGCGACAGTATGGAAAATCCAAGCGGAAAAAAATCCATACCTGAGGGGGCAGTGATCGTTGTTGATCCTGAGTTACCTTACTCTTCAGGTTCATTGGTTGTTGCGCGTTTGGATGATTCGAAAGAAGCAACCTTTAAGCAGTTGGTTATTGATGGTGAACAGAAGTATCTAAAACCTTTGAACCCGCAATACCCTGCAATACCGATCAACGGCAACTGCACCATCATCGGTGTAGTACGACAAGCTATCATCGATTTCTGGTAGCGAAGGAATTTGTGGTTTAGCCACAGTTGTTCATTAGCTGAAGAAGCAACGATTGCAAACAGCTACAACTGAGCATTGGTGCACGCTGAGAGTAAATGGTAACCGATTAGATAACCATTGATTGTTTATAAAGTCAAGATCAGCGAAAATAGCGGCCAATTACGATTAACACGACGGATTTGACAAGCGAAGAACTGAAAAGAGAGTACTTCCAAAAGTGTGTACAAATCCGTGTACAAACTAAAAGAATTTATACATGGCAAACCAAGATTTTCTTAATGAAATCAATAAGCGAAGGACCTTTGCTATCATCTCTCACCCCGATGCGGGTAAAACCACAATAACCGAAAAAGTGTTATTGTTTGGACACGCTATTCAACGTGCAGGTACGGTAAAAGGCCGTGGCTCTAACCAACACGCTAAATCCGACTGGATGGAAATGGAAAAGCAGCGTGGTATTTCGATTACCACCTCTGTCATGCAGTTTCCTTATAATGATTGTCTTGTTAACTTACTGGATACCCCAGGTCACGAAGACTTCTCTGAAGATACTTACCGTACATTAACAGCGGTTGACTGCTGCTTAATGGTGATTGACTCAGGTAAAGGGGTTGAAGACCGGACACGTAAGCTGATGGAAGTTACCCGTTTACGTGACACTCCAATCTTAACTTTCATGAATAAATTGGATCGTGATATTCGTGACCCAATGGAATTAATGGATGAAGTGGAAAATGAGCTGAAAATTGCTTGTTGTCCAATCACATGGCCTATCGGTTGTGGTAAATTATTCAAGGGTGTTTATCATTTATTACGCGATGAAACAATCCTATACCAAACAGGTCAAGGGCATACAATTCAAGAAATCCGTATTATTAAAGGGCTAAATAACCCGGATCTCGATGCAGCCGTAGGTGATGAACTAGCCGCGCAGTTACGCGATGAGCTGGAATTGGTTCAAGGGGCATCCCATGAGTTTGACCATGATGCCTTCTTGCAGGGGGAATTAACCCCAGTCTTTTTCGGAACAGCGTTAGGTAACTTTGGTGTTGACCATATGTTAGATGGTTTAGTGGAGTGGGCTCCGCAGCCGCAACCACGCCAAACAGATTTACGCCAAGTTAATGCGACAGAAGAAAAATTCACTGGCTTCGTGTTTAAAATTCAAGCCAATATGGACCCAAAACACCGTGACCGTGTTGCATTTATGCGTATTGTTTCAGGTACTTATGAGAAAGGCATGAAACTGCGCCAAGTCCGTATCAAAAAAGACGTAGTAATTTCCGATGCGTTAACTTTTATGGCGGGGGACCGCTCTCAGGTCGAAAACGCCTACGCAGGGGATATTATTGGGTTGCACAACCATGGCACGATCCAAATCGGTGATACCTTCACACAAGGTGAAGAACTCAAGTTTACGGGTATTCCAAACTTTGCCCCTGAATTATTCCGTCGTATTCGTTTACGTGACCCGCTAAAACAAAAACAACTGCTAAAAGGCCTCGTTCAGTTATCTGAAGAGGGGGCGGTACAGGTTTTCCGTCCGTTAACTAACAATGACTTAATTGTTGGTGCGGTAGGGGTGCTGCAGTTTGACGTGGTGGTTTCGCGTTTGAAAAGCGAATATAACGTTGAAGCTATTTATGAAGCTGTTAACGTTTCTACTGCGCGTTGGGTTGAGTGCGATGATGCGAAGAAACTTGAAGAGTTTAAGCGCAAAAATGAGCAAAACTTAGCCCTTGATGGTGGCGATAACTTATCTTATATCGCACCTACAATGGTGAATCTTAACCTCACCAGTGAACGCTACCCTGACGTTAAATTCCGCAAAACACGCGAACACTAATTGTGTTTATGACCCACGACTAACATGGTTAGCAGTGGGTCATCTTATTTCGAACTTCATTTAAAGTTACTTTCCCTGTTTTTTTGGTGCTTATCATCAAGAATATTCTGTGTTTATTACCTTTCTCTTTATTTTTTATGTTTTTTTACTTAGGCTATATTATTCGTTGTCCATTGCAGTGAAAGGAAGGTTTTTATGAAAAAAGCAAAACTATTGAGTTGGTTAGGAGTTATTGGGTTGAGCTGGGCACTCGCGGCTTGTAGCTCATCATCTGATAGTGCTTTGAAAAAACAAGCTTCAGATACGTGGGACAGTGCATCTAAGACAGTTGAAATGGCAGGTAAAGATACTGGAAATGCTATTTCGAGTGGCGCTAAAAATACCGGCGAGTACATTGATGACTCAGCGATTACTGCTGATGTAAAAGGGAAATTACTGGGTACGAAAGGTATATCGAGTAACAGCGTATCAGTTAAAACCGTCAATGGTGTTGTTTACTTATCAGGTTTTGTTAAATCAGCCGATCAAATGGATAAAATTACCCAAGTTACATCGCAAGTTAATGGGGTTAAATCGGTACAAAATGGTTTAGTGATTGCTAACTAAGTGGTAAATAAATGTCTCAATAGCTCATATTGCTGAGTATTTATTGTACAATGTTGATAGAATGGGTTTTCTAGGGGAAGCTCATTCTGTTTTTGAGCTATTTAAAGTGAATTAAAAAGAACTTCTGTCATCCAGAGGCATTATGGGAAAACACGTTTCAGTTACACTCGGCACGATTGAGCCGCTTGCATTCTTTGATAATATCAACTCGGGAAAAACGGCTCTGATTTGTGAAGGTGGCGGCCAACGAGGGATTTTTACTGCAGGTGTACTGGATGAGTTTCTTATCTCTGATTTCAACCCTTTTGATCTGATGATTGGTACTTCTGCAGGAGCTCAAAACCTTTCTGCGTATATTTGTGGGCAAGCGGGCTACGCACGTCGCGTGATCACACGCTATACAACCAATTCAGCATTTTTTAATCCCTTGCGTTTTATTCGAGGTGGCCATCTGATTGATTTAGATTGGCTAGTCGATACCACAGCAAAAGAATTTCCATTACGTATACAAGCAGGGCTCGATTTATTAGATTCAGGCCGTGAATTCTATATGGGGGCAAGTCGCAGTGATGATTTTTCTGCGGCCTTCTTACAGCCTGATGCCGACACTTGGTTGGATATCATTCGTGCGTCCAGCGCGATCCCGGGTTTTTATCGGGAAGGCGTCGAACTTGATGGCACTTTATATCAGGATGGCGGTATTAGTGCTGCGATCCCAGTTGAAGAGGCATATCGTCGTGGCGCAGAGACCATTGTTGTGATCCGTACCGTTCCCTCCCAAATGTATTTTACCCCTGAATGGGTGAAAAGAATGACTCGGTGGTTGGAAGGGGAAAATAATGGCCTACAACGTATGGCCGCTATGCTGAAAGTTCATCTGAAAAGTTACCGTAAAACGCAAGAATTTATTGAAAACCCACCAAAAGATGTACAGGTCTTTGAGATTTATCCACCTGTTCCACTGAAAAGCAGTGCGCTGGGTAGTAAGGTGTCTTCACTTAATCAAGATTACCATACGGGTCGCCGGTGTGGCCGCTATTTTATTGCAGCACTGGGTGACGCATTTGACCACAGTACAAATCGCTTTAGACATACCTTGGCACAGAAAATTGAGTCGAATCCATTAGATATTCAGCTTGAGCCTCAAGTACCGAGTGAGCTCATTCCTGAATTGGTGACTGAGCCTGTCTCTTCAGTGCCTCTGGCTGCAATATCAGCAAATGAGAGCCGTGATGGCTGAGCTTCAATTTATCGATACCCATTGCCATTTTGATTTTCCACCCTTTAGTGACTCTTTTACTGAAAGCTTGAAGCTTGCTCAGCAAAGTGGCGTGAGCGATATTGTCATTCCTACGGTGAGTGTGGATAATTTTGAGCGTGTTTGGCAACTGGCACAGCAGTACCCGCAGCTCCATGCTGCTATGGGTTTTCATCCATTATATTTAAGTCAGTTTCAAGAACAACATATTGATATATTGACTGATTATCTAACTGAAAAAAATAAAAAATGTGTAGCGATAGGCGAAATTGGGCTTGATCTCTATATGCAAAACCCGCAATTTGAACGCCAGCAAGAGGTGTTGTCCGCACAATTAAAGTTAGCGAAACAGTTTGATTTACCCGTTATTTTGCATTCACGAAAAAGCCATGACCCATTAGCAGCGATGTTACGTCGTTTTGAGGTCCCTGCTCGTGGTGTCGTACATGGCTTTGCTGGCAGCCTATCTCAAGCGCAAGCCTTTGTTAAACTTGGTTATTATATTGGTGTGGGTGGAACCATTACTTATGAAAGAGCGAATAAAACTCGCCATGTGATGTCCCAACTTCCTTTGGCTTCATTATTATTCGAAACGGACGCCCCCGATATGCCTGTTTCGGGTTTCCAAGGTGAGCCAAATCGGCCTGAACGTATTGAGTGGGTTTTTCGTTCATTATGTGAGCTTCGCCACGAATCCCCTGAAGAAATAGCCCAACAACTTTACAACAATAGCTTGTCGTTATTTAATCTCACCAAATAAAACCGCATACAAATTCATAAGTAATGTTTATGTAATTTCACTAGTTAGCTATTTAAATCTATTTAGTCTTTATTGTGATGAATTAGGACTTTAGTTCCTTTCCAGACTAAACCGAGTCTATTTTGTGATTCTTGTCACATTATGTGAATTTTTGTTGTTTATTGCAGTGTGTATTTGTGATGAGTATTGCGGGTTATTGGTGATGACTAGGTATAATCATCAGATTAAGAATCAAGGCGACTTACACGTTTCCTTATATATCAACCTAAAATAAAGTGAACAGGGATCCTTCCATGCAGCTCATTATGAGTATTATCGGAATGGCGGTACTTATCGCGATAGCTATTCTATTTTCCAGCAATCGCCGAGCAATTAAACTCCGCACAGTCGGTGGTGCATTTTTAATTCAATTAGCCATTGGCGCATTTGTTCTTTATGTTCCTGCGGGGCGTAGTGTGCTTCAAGGGATGTCTGATGCGGTTTCTAAAGTTATTGGATATGGCCAAGATGGGATGAGTTTCATCTTCGGTGGCCTTGTTTCCGATAAAATGTTTGAACTGTTTGGCGGCGGTGGCTTTATTTTCGCTTTCCGTGTTCTGCCAATTATCGTTTTCTTCTCTTCATTAATTGCTGTGCTTTATTATTTGGGCATCATGCAGTTAGTGATTAAAATTCTTGGTGGTGGCCTGCAAAAAGTACTGGGAACCTCAAGAACCGAATCCTTATCTGCGACAGCGAATATCTTCGTAGGGCAAACGGAAGCGCCATTGGTTGTTCGCCCTTATATTGCAACAATGACCACATCAGAGCTGTTTGCCATCATGTGTGGTGGTTTAGCTTCTGTCGCGGGTTCAGTTTTGGCGGGCTATGCACAAATGGGTGTGCCTATGGAATACCTGATCGCCGCCTCCTTTATGGCCGCTCCAGGTGGTTTATTATTCGCTAAACTGATGGTTCCAGAAACGGAAGATGTGAACGATCGGGTTGATGCAACCGATTTAGTTGCTGAAGATGAGCGCCCAGCCAATATCATTGATGCAGCAGCATCTGGTGCATCATCAGGGATGCAACTGGCACTGAACGTGGGTGCAATGTTATTAGCTTTTATCGCATTGATTGCGTTGATTAATGGCATCTTAGGTGGCATTGGTGGTTGGTTTGATTATCCACAATTATCACTTGAATTATTATTAGGTTGGTTATTTGCACCGATTGCCTTCTTAATTGGTGTACCGTGGAGTGAAGCGACAGTCGCGGGTTCTTTTATCGGTCAAAAAATTGTCGTGAATGAATTTGTTGCCTTTATGAACTTTGGTGATTATATGAAGGCAGATGCAGAAGTGCTGGCAGCGGGTAAACAAGTGCTTTCTGATCATACTAAAGCGATTATTTCGTTCGCATTATGTGGGTTTGCTAACCTTTCATCCGTCGCTATCTTACTCGGTGGTTTAGGGGGCATGGCGCCAAATCGTCGTAGTGAGGTTGCTCGTTTAGGTATGAAAGCGGTTATGGCGGGTACCCTGTCTAATTTAATGAGTGCAACCATCGCAGGCTTTTTCTTGACGTTAGGCGCAGCGGCAGTCATTTAATTTATGTATCTGGTGGTAAGATTTATACCATCTCAAATAAGTCAATCGGAAGGGCAATAGTCCTTCCGTTTTCATTTTGATTCGCTATATTCTTTTATGACTTTTTATATCAATCGTAAATTTTCAACTATTCTTAACTTAGTCAATTAATGATGAAGAATACATTGAAAAGCCATTTGAGCGAAAAACTGATGGTGAGAGATGATATAATTAGATATTCATCACATTTTTTATTTTAATAATGTAACATTCAGTCGATTAATGTGATTTGTAGCACATAAAAAGGCATCATTCCATGGTCAAATAGGCATTAGTAAGCTGCTATGGAACTGCTAGTTCTCAGAGTCTAGGACTCTAGGGCATGATGCGGTGAGAAGGATCTCAGCTGCTCAGTTCGGAAAGCATCCGACTAGCATCTTTAAGGAACCAAGCCCGCTCGCCAACAAAGAACGTGTCGTTCTGAAGAATTAACAACGTTGGAGAGTTATATGACTGATTTAAAAGCGGCCGCACAACGCGCGCTGTCCCTTATGGATTTAACCACTTTAAATGATGACGATACCGATGCAAAAGTCATCGCACTGTGTCATCAGGCGAAAAGCCCAGCAGGCAATACGGCAGCAATCTGTATTTACCCTCGTTTCATTCCAATTGCACGTAAAACATTACGTGAACAAGGCACTCCAGATGTGCGTATTGCAACGGTCACAAATTTCCCACACGGTAACGATGATATTGATATCGCATTAGCTGAAACTAAAGCGGCGATTGCTTACGGTGCAGATGAAGTTGACGTTGTTTTCCCTTATCGTGCACTGATTGCCGGTAATGAACAAATTGGTTTTGACTTAGTGAAAGCCTGTAAAGACGCTTGTGCAGCTGCCAATGTGTTGTTGAAAGTGATCATTGAAACAGGTGAATTAAAAGATGCAGCGTTAATCCGTAAAGCGTCTGAAATTTCGATTAAAGCGGGTGCTGATTTTATTAAAACCTCTACGGGTAAAGTGCCTGTTAATGCAACTTTAGAAAGTGCAGAAATCATGATGCAAGTCATCCATGATATGGGCGTTGAAAAAACAGTGGGCTTTAAGCCAGCTGGTGGTGTACGTACCGCAGAAGAAGCCGCTGAATACTTAGCGTTAGCGGGACGAATTTTAGGTGACAATTGGGCTGATAGCCGCCACTTCCGTTTTGGGGCTTCTAGCTTATTAGCAAATTTATTAAATACGCTGGGTTTTGACGTTAAAAAATCAAGCAGCAGCTATTAATTATCGCAATATTGTTAGCCGATAAATTCGACTTTAAAGGAGCATATTGTGTTTCTGGCACAAGAAATTATCCGTAAAAAACGCGATGGTAAGCCATTAAGTGAAGAAGAAATTCGTTTCTTTATCAATGGAGTTCGTGATAACTCAGTTTCAGAAGGTCAAATTGCTGCATTGGCAATGACTATCTATTTTAATGATATGACCATGCCTGAGCGTGTTGCATTGACATTAGCAATGCGTGATTCAGGAACGGTTCTGAACTGGAAATCACTCAACCTCAACGGCCCATTAGTTGATAAACACTCAACGGGCGGCGTGGGTGATGTGACTTCACTGATGCTTGGTCCAATGGTTGCAGCTTGTGGTGGCTATGTACCGATGATCTCAGGCCGTGGTCTAGGCCACACTGGTGGGACATTAGATAAGCTTGAAGCGATCCCTAATTTCGATATCTTCCCAGATGATGTCCGTTTCCGTGACATTATCAAAGATGTCGGGGTGGCAATTATTGGGCAAACTAACTCATTGGCGCCTGCTGATAAACGTTTTTATGCGACCCGTGATATTACCGCGACAGTGGACTCAATTCCGCTAATTACGGCTTCAATTTTAGGCAAAAAACTGGCTGAAGGCCTTGATGCTCTAGTGATGGACGTTAAAGTCGGCTCTGGTGCATTTATGCCAACGTATGAGAAGTCAGAACAGCTAGCAGAGTCTATTGTTAAAGTAGCCAATGGGGCGGGTTGTAAAACGACCGCATTATTGACTGACATGAATGAAGTGTTGGCATCCAGTGCAGGTAACGCAGTTGAAGTACGTGAAGCGGTTCAATTCTTAACGGGTGAATACCGTAATCCACGCCTTTATGAAGTTACCATGGCATTATGCGTAGAAATGTTAGTGTCTGGTTCATTAGCTGCAAACCGCGAAGAAGCGCGCCAAAAATTACAAGCAGTATTAGATAATGGTAAAGCGGCAGAAGTGTTTGGTCGCATGGTTGCCGCTCAAAAAGGGCCTGTTGATTTTGTTGAAAACTACAACAAATATCTGCCAACAGCCGTGCTGAGCAAAGCCGTTTATGCACCTCAAGACGGTATTATCACGCAAATGGATACACGTGCACTGGGTATGTCTGTCGTGACTTTAGGTGGTGGTCGTCGTAAAGCGACAGACCCAATTGATTATAGCGTTGGTTTAAGCGATATCGCTGCGTTAGGTGCCAAAGTGGATACCCAGACGCCACTGGCAATTATCCATGCAAATAGTGAAAAAGCGTGGGAAGAAGCGGCGAAGGAAGTGCGCGAAGCGATGGTGATTGGAGACAAGGCACCTGAAGCGACACCTATGGTTTATCGCCAAATCAGCGAATAATACAAATAGATTTTAGTGGTATATCGTATTTAAAAATACCGCAGGAGAAAAATATGAAACGCACATTTATTATGGTTTTGGATTCCTTTGGGATCGGAGCTGCACACGATGCACATAAATTTGGTGATGAAGGCTCAAATACGTTGGGTCACATTGCAGATGCTTGCGCA is drawn from Providencia huaxiensis and contains these coding sequences:
- a CDS encoding flagellar transcriptional regulator FlhD, which codes for MTTNQQDFYQLNLAYLHAARELARIDPQEAVLRFGLTRDVVDALINAGVDDLQRVATSSFMLFQPRGNQSQLIEMVKSKGTGIPRIAYLLSTLNNKGDA
- a CDS encoding lytic transglycosylase domain-containing protein, with translation MSASTSVYAFPGYQWEKAAQSVGIDPVMLYAVALAESASHRGLNMTSPWPYAIRNGSNATYAKSKTEAEQLLNQALQETEKYQLDIGLMQINLHWHGHRVSSAAELLDPITNLTVGSSILAEAIKSSPNDLELGIGRYHSWNEDRARWYGQRVLSIYRNILHELEVRQ
- a CDS encoding DUF6475 domain-containing protein, whose translation is MQEVDKREFAEVWGAAWAMYGKSVSPQLLSIAFEALRAYSIEEVRIGLTRHIQSPDTGQFFPKPADVIKHIDGNSGSRAMVAWNKVDKAVRQVGAWTSVMFDDALIHRVISDMGGWVELCKVDDREYPFKQKEFLTRYQAYLLRDEVGEYPRLLQGIADHQNQQKGFDMQAPVAVGDWSKAAQVYTRGIADFSAVPLKRISPKAIQALLGNQLEDKNEND
- a CDS encoding helix-turn-helix domain-containing protein, giving the protein MEVFKTTQKHLRRAIDLVGGQSALARAINSKQQNVWFWLNKSGRVPAEFVLPIEQATQGQVTRSQLRPDIYPECPSELKASNQ
- a CDS encoding LexA family protein, producing MKTLSERLNHALQLTGVTQSELARRIGIKQQSISQICSGKSARSRYTMQIAEALRVNAHWLATGDGEIGLGVGNVEVGPDIKGRIPLINWVQAGDWTEIAEGFAHEDAEEWREVTGKAHEGCFALRVKGDSMENPSGKKSIPEGAVIVVDPELPYSSGSLVVARLDDSKEATFKQLVIDGEQKYLKPLNPQYPAIPINGNCTIIGVVRQAIIDFW
- the prfC gene encoding peptide chain release factor 3 — protein: MANQDFLNEINKRRTFAIISHPDAGKTTITEKVLLFGHAIQRAGTVKGRGSNQHAKSDWMEMEKQRGISITTSVMQFPYNDCLVNLLDTPGHEDFSEDTYRTLTAVDCCLMVIDSGKGVEDRTRKLMEVTRLRDTPILTFMNKLDRDIRDPMELMDEVENELKIACCPITWPIGCGKLFKGVYHLLRDETILYQTGQGHTIQEIRIIKGLNNPDLDAAVGDELAAQLRDELELVQGASHEFDHDAFLQGELTPVFFGTALGNFGVDHMLDGLVEWAPQPQPRQTDLRQVNATEEKFTGFVFKIQANMDPKHRDRVAFMRIVSGTYEKGMKLRQVRIKKDVVISDALTFMAGDRSQVENAYAGDIIGLHNHGTIQIGDTFTQGEELKFTGIPNFAPELFRRIRLRDPLKQKQLLKGLVQLSEEGAVQVFRPLTNNDLIVGAVGVLQFDVVVSRLKSEYNVEAIYEAVNVSTARWVECDDAKKLEEFKRKNEQNLALDGGDNLSYIAPTMVNLNLTSERYPDVKFRKTREH
- a CDS encoding BON domain-containing protein, which codes for MKKAKLLSWLGVIGLSWALAACSSSSDSALKKQASDTWDSASKTVEMAGKDTGNAISSGAKNTGEYIDDSAITADVKGKLLGTKGISSNSVSVKTVNGVVYLSGFVKSADQMDKITQVTSQVNGVKSVQNGLVIAN
- a CDS encoding patatin-like phospholipase family protein, with amino-acid sequence MGKHVSVTLGTIEPLAFFDNINSGKTALICEGGGQRGIFTAGVLDEFLISDFNPFDLMIGTSAGAQNLSAYICGQAGYARRVITRYTTNSAFFNPLRFIRGGHLIDLDWLVDTTAKEFPLRIQAGLDLLDSGREFYMGASRSDDFSAAFLQPDADTWLDIIRASSAIPGFYREGVELDGTLYQDGGISAAIPVEEAYRRGAETIVVIRTVPSQMYFTPEWVKRMTRWLEGENNGLQRMAAMLKVHLKSYRKTQEFIENPPKDVQVFEIYPPVPLKSSALGSKVSSLNQDYHTGRRCGRYFIAALGDAFDHSTNRFRHTLAQKIESNPLDIQLEPQVPSELIPELVTEPVSSVPLAAISANESRDG
- a CDS encoding TatD family hydrolase: MAELQFIDTHCHFDFPPFSDSFTESLKLAQQSGVSDIVIPTVSVDNFERVWQLAQQYPQLHAAMGFHPLYLSQFQEQHIDILTDYLTEKNKKCVAIGEIGLDLYMQNPQFERQQEVLSAQLKLAKQFDLPVILHSRKSHDPLAAMLRRFEVPARGVVHGFAGSLSQAQAFVKLGYYIGVGGTITYERANKTRHVMSQLPLASLLFETDAPDMPVSGFQGEPNRPERIEWVFRSLCELRHESPEEIAQQLYNNSLSLFNLTK
- a CDS encoding NupC/NupG family nucleoside CNT transporter, whose product is MSIIGMAVLIAIAILFSSNRRAIKLRTVGGAFLIQLAIGAFVLYVPAGRSVLQGMSDAVSKVIGYGQDGMSFIFGGLVSDKMFELFGGGGFIFAFRVLPIIVFFSSLIAVLYYLGIMQLVIKILGGGLQKVLGTSRTESLSATANIFVGQTEAPLVVRPYIATMTTSELFAIMCGGLASVAGSVLAGYAQMGVPMEYLIAASFMAAPGGLLFAKLMVPETEDVNDRVDATDLVAEDERPANIIDAAASGASSGMQLALNVGAMLLAFIALIALINGILGGIGGWFDYPQLSLELLLGWLFAPIAFLIGVPWSEATVAGSFIGQKIVVNEFVAFMNFGDYMKADAEVLAAGKQVLSDHTKAIISFALCGFANLSSVAILLGGLGGMAPNRRSEVARLGMKAVMAGTLSNLMSATIAGFFLTLGAAAVI
- the deoC gene encoding deoxyribose-phosphate aldolase; amino-acid sequence: MTDLKAAAQRALSLMDLTTLNDDDTDAKVIALCHQAKSPAGNTAAICIYPRFIPIARKTLREQGTPDVRIATVTNFPHGNDDIDIALAETKAAIAYGADEVDVVFPYRALIAGNEQIGFDLVKACKDACAAANVLLKVIIETGELKDAALIRKASEISIKAGADFIKTSTGKVPVNATLESAEIMMQVIHDMGVEKTVGFKPAGGVRTAEEAAEYLALAGRILGDNWADSRHFRFGASSLLANLLNTLGFDVKKSSSSY